The genomic segment GACGATGGCAGCGGCAATGCTGATGTTGACGAACTGGAAGCCGGACATGCCGCTCTATGACGTCTTTACGGGATCAGGAACGCTTGCCATCGAAGCGGCAATGATCGGACGCAATATCGCACCCGGGATCAACCGTGAGTTCGTCTCGCAGGAATGGGCAGCGATTCCGAAAAAAGCCTGGTTCGACGCGATCAAGGAAGCAAACGAAAAAGCCGAGTGGGACAAACCGCTCAAAATCTATGCCAACGATACGGATCCGGAGATGGTCAAGCTGGCGAAACAAAACGCTGAGCTCGCTGACGTCCGTGACGCAATCAACGTCATGCAACGCGACGCCGCTGACTTCAAGCCGAAGGAAGACTTTGGTGTCATCATCGGGAACCCGCCGTACGGGGAACGTTTGGAAGATGCTCGTGAAGTCCATCAGCTGTACCGGAAGATCGGCAATGCGTTCCGTGAATTCCCGTACTATAGTGTCTACATGATCACGTCGTACGTCGAGTTCGAAAAAGCATTCGGTCGTCCGGCGACGAAACGCCGTAAGCTCTATAACGGGAACATTGAAGTTCAGTTTTATCAATACTACGGATTGCGTCGGAAACGTCCGCAAGCGTAACTTGAAGAAACCGCTCATATGAATGGGCGGTTTCTTTGTGTCTCCTGAATGATAACAGTAATGTCGTTTTAATTAATTTAAAACTTTAAGATATGAAAATCTCTGTATATCATCATTAAACTTTCTTTTTGAATCTGTTTCTTGTATTTGAATATACCAACGCCAAAATAATGAGAGTTGAAAGTAAAATAACGCCAATAACAAATAAAAATTGCTTTTTTAATATCTCACTCAGTGCAAATAATAATAAACTGAAGCTAATACCAAACATAACTTTCCCCATGAATTTACACAAGGCTACTTCATCATATTTGGACTTTTCACTGTCAGACATTGTATTATAACCTGCAAGTAATGATGCTCCTTTTCCTTTTGATAGGAAGATAGCGAAAATTAAAAAAGGAACCAGGAGAATAAGATTAACAATTGCTCCATTCACAATAAATACCTCCTTTATATATTTTTAGTATATACACTGTAAGGAAGAGTTGCTAAATGAAGAGTATAGTCAAGTTAATTAAATTTCCAAAAGGTTTAGGGTAAGCGATTGGAAAATACGAAAAAGAGAATTAAATTTTCTTTTTTGCCAGAGGAGTTTATGAAGTGATGCGAAAAAAATTGAGTTAAAAGCATATTCGTATCACGATTGAAGTCACGAGTGGTCTCGACCATCTCATAAGTTTCTTTTTTATTCAAAATAATTATTCTTGACACAATTTGTTAATTTACAATAGACAGCATTAAGTAATAATTAAAGCCGTCAAATCGACGGCTGAGATGTTACCATTCAAATCCTTCTTCACTGTAAGATCCATCCGAATTGAAGAAGCGTTCTTCTGCTTTACCGCTTGATGTATTCGTATAGATGACGTATACATCAAGTTGATCGTACTTATCCGCCATTTTTTTAGCAGCTTTACGAGCATTGGCCTCATTCGTAAACGTTTCCGTCATAGTTGCTTTTTGATGGTTCTCTACACCATGTTCCTCATAACCTTCTACTGACCAGACTTTTTTTGATGACATAATAACCAACATCCTTTCATTGCAGAGCGAGTTGTGTAATGCTTTGCTGTTTATCATTATGCTTGGTTTCATTAAAGTTAGTCAAATCATCATCCTTGCTTGTATAGAGAATAGCATCCAGTAGGGACTTCAGATTGAAGACGAAAAACGATTGTTCTCTTACACGAGAAGAATCGTTTTTTAGCTTTGCTTAATTTAGGTGCTCGCTTACATTTTTGTAATCATCAGAAATATCAAATCATACTTCGTTTTAATATGGTAAATTATTGATGTTGGCAAATGGTTGAAGAAACCTGCCTGGATGTATGAAAAGGCGTTTGACTGTTGAAGATTTTAAAATATGCTCGACTAAGGGAGGACGAAGAATGGATTTTCTATGGATGGGTTTACTTTATGCAGGCATACTCGGAGTGCAGTATGTATTATCGAGTCAAAAGAATGTGTACTTAGGGGCAGTTGTTCCGTTGCTTTTTGTAGCGGGAATGACTTGGCGGTATGTTAACGTCGAGTCGGTTAGTACAATGCAATACTTGCTAATCACAGGGTTTGGTTTGCTTTGTTTGGTAGCCGAGTGGGGGAAAGGCCGAGAGGTGTTTCGGACAAATCAAGAAAAAGAATGGAATCGTATGAGAATACAAGATTTCAAGTGAGAAGCTGTCCCGATATGTGCCTTAAAAAAATCGCTCGATTTGAGCGTTTTTTTTATTGTATTATCCAATCATGATAAACACACCTACGACAAAGAAAATCAAATATCCTGATAACAGGAACAAGGCGATGAATTTACCTACTCCTCTTGTACTGAAAAGAGCAGTCACAAGTGCTGATGTTAAACCGATAATTAGAATGTTGGTTCCCCAAAATCCGTTAACATCTAATAAAAACAGTTGAGCAAAACTGACAATGATAAGTGCAACGGATATCCAACCAAGGTGTTTTTTCACGTATTGTCCTCCTAAGAAAGTAAATCAGTTACTTTTTATATTGGTTACAGCGAAGTAAAATATTCGCACGCTTTCTTCAGGTGCAACACAAGCCGCAATTACAACCGGAAAGCATCCTCAGTTGTTGATGATAAAGTAAAATCGTGCTCTGCACTTAGAAGAAGCTATTTACTTATCTATATTACCATATAATGTAATTAAATAAATAAAATTTTTATTTTTAAAGATTTGTATTTCAGTCATTACTTGTAAATGAAAGGAAATACTTAATTAATTGCCGAAAAGAATAACAATAGGAAACACAACAAGGAGAGGGGGAATCGTGTCATGTGGTTACTGTTTGGGATACTCGCCATCTTCGCGACGGCGGTGAATCTGATTTTGTACTTCATCGGCAAGGACTATAAGCTGGCAATGGCTGCCGGGTTATCGCTGACGACGCTCACGCTGTGCGCAGAATACAGTCAAATTGCGAGCTGGGTCGAAGCCGAGGACTGGGCGGCGCTCGCGGACGTTGTTCCCGGAATGGAACGCGCCTGGTGGTTCTTAACGATTATGTCGATTGGACTGAATCTGACACCACTGTTACTCGAATACAGAAAAAACCGATCTTGATTAACGCATAAATTCATTTTGAACAGGAGGTCGCTTGCAATGACCTATACCTATGCACCACTGACGCAACGTCAGGCGGAACAGATTGCGTATGACTGGAAATACGAGGGTGACTTTGCGTTCTACGATATGCCGAATGACCAAGAGGATTTGGAGGGATTTTTGGATCCGGACAAACGGACGGAACATTACTATGCGGTGATGGACGGTACGCAACTGTTCGGATTTTTTGTGTTTGAACCCGGACAGGACAGCCTTGAATTGGCGTTAGGGATGCGGCCTGATTTGACGGGACGAGGAAACGGAACGGCCTTTTTGGAATCCGGTCTTGCCTTTGCAATCAAGCAGTATCAACCACGTCACATTGAATTAGCCGTCGCAACGTTTAACGAACGGGCAATCCGGCTGTACACTAAAAGCGGTTTTGAACCGGTCGAGCAGTTTCAGCAGGCAACAAACGGCGGAAGCTATGAATTCGTCAAAATGCGTCTGCATACAGGAGGGATGGAATGAACATCGAACAGCAGTTATTTGAGGCAGCAAAAGAATTAATCGAAACGAGATATCCGAACGGATGGGGCGGAGCGGCAGCGATGGCGACCGATGACGGACGGATCTTGACGAGTGTCGCACCCGACGTCGTCAATGCGTCGACCGAATTGTGTATCGAGACCGGTGCCATCCTCGAAGCACACAAGTTAAACTGTCGGATCACACATACGATTTGTGTCGTACGGGACGATGAACAGGCACCTTTCAAGATTTTGAGTCCATGTGGTGTCTGCCAGGAGCGTCTGTTTTACTTTGGTGCGGACGTTAAAGCTGCCGTCACGAATCCCGAGCAAGCACTAGTCTATAAAGCACTCCATGAGTTGCAGCCGTACCATTGGTTAAAAGCGTATCAATAGGTAATATACGTGTTATTACAAAAAGATGAGCGTACATGAGTTTCATGTGTACGCTCATCTTGATTTTTTGGGTTGATACAAAAGATTATTTCAATCTAGCACGAACCGAAAGTTTCTTTTGTGATAAAGTCTTTCGGACATAAGTTCCTGCACCTAACGCAACAGCGGCACCGATACAGCTCGACAAGCAACCGAGTATTAAGTACATCGATGGATCTGATTCACCAATCAGGACGGAGGCGATACCTCCGATCGCTGGAAACAGCGCTACCATGTAGCCGCTTTTGGCACCACCGATTTTCTCGACCAGCTTTAAGTAAAAGAGCCACGCTCCAAACGAAGCAAGCAGCGTGAGGTAGAGAAGGGCAGATAAGTAAGAAATAGAGGACGGTAGACGGATGTCTTGCCCCTGCAATACGACGACTGTGCCGAGAAGCACACCACCTGCGATAAATCCGATTGCATTCGCATAAATCGGATCAACTTGTTTCTTCGCGTTCCGTGCTGAACTGGCGTCGCCGATTGCTGTAATGGCAGTACCGAGCAGGGCAAGCACGATTCCTTTTACATCATTCGGATGTATGTCGTGTAGAGTCGGGTAGAGTAAAATCAAAACGCCTAGCACACCTAATATGCCCCCCATCAGGATGCGGATATGTAAATGTTCTTTTAAAAAGATTCGTAAAGCAACGGGCGTGAAGATGACTTTCAATGAAAAAATCAACGTGACGATTGCAGCTGAACTGAACATGGTCGCGTAATAGAGACACAGATAGCTGAGTGCGAAGTTACAAATACCAAACACCAGGAGATACGGAAGATCCTCTTTCGAAGGTTTTCCTTTTGGCTTCATGATCCAGACCAGACTACTAAACAAAATCGCTGTCAGGAATAAGCGATAGGTCAACGATAACTCTAAGCTGACCGGCGTACCTTGAATCTTGACGGCAATGAAATTAAGCCCCCAGATCAATAAACAAAAGATGTACATAAAAATCGTCATCGGTATTTTCCACTCCTAGATCAAGACAATCAGCGAAAATCCAATCAGGATGTTGATGAAATTGAGGACATCCGTTGTTTTGGTATAAATTGATCTTCCCGTTTTCTTTGCATTGTCATTGAGAACCATCAAAATGACAGCAAACAGCGTCGTCAAACCGAGCGGGGCGTTGAGAAAACTGTCGGAATACGTGAATGAATTAATTACGAGGTAAAGACTGTTCAGTATTGAAAGATAGAGTAATGTTTTTTGCATCCAATCACATCCTGTTTGATTTATTATATGATTATACATTTTTACATAAAATTGCCACATGGGGAAGGGGAGTCTTTCATGTTTTCTCCTGTAACAATCTAAAATTTTGGATTCTTCACAATTGATTTTCAATTAAAAACAGGAAAGAGAGAGGGCGCTTATGTTTGCAAAAATTGAACAGCAAATCAAAGAACAGATACAGGCACAATCGATTCCGGGATTTTCCATGGCGGTCGTGCAAGATCAGGAAGTCATTTATTCGAACGGATTTGGTATCACGAACAGAGAAGAGGGCGGCGTTCCTGTTACCTCTAACACACTTTTTCGGATTGGCTCACTCAGTAAGCCGTTAACTGCAACGGCGATTATGGTATTGGTGGACAAAGGTCTGTTGAATCTCGATCTTCCGATTAAAGAATATGTCCCTCATTTTGAATTACAGGACAAAGATGCTGCTGAGATCATCACACTGCGTATGCTATTAAATCATTCAGCCGGGATTCAAGACGGGACAGACCTTATTGGCAGTCGTGATGTAACGGCACTTGAACACTATTTTTTGCATGAGGTCCCGACGTTGTCCATGGTTGCTCCGCCCGGCTTGATCTTTTCGTACAGTAACCATCACTTGAACATTGCCGGATATGTCGCGGAATTCGTATATGGAAAGTACTTTCCCAAATTGATGAAAGAAGTCCTTTTCAATCCACTCGGTATGTCTCGTACCGTCTATGATCCACTGCTTGCGATGACCTATTCCGTAGCACTCGGTCATGAACGAACAGAGCAGGGGGATCAGGTCGTAAGACCGTTCTATGAAAATGCTGCGAATTATCCTTCTTGGTTTGCCATGTCGACGGTAGCGGATTATGCCAAATTTTTAATCCTGCATCTCAATCAGGGACGATTTGAGGAGCGTTCGATTCTCTCTCCTGCAGCTACAAAGGAGATGCAGACCAAGCAAGTAAATCGCTATAATCTGAATCAACTCGGTTGCGGCACGACCTTCATCACGGAAAAGTATCATGGATTTTCAACGATTCGGCATGGGGGAGCCATCGGGACCTATATATGTTTCATGCTGGCTGTCCCGGAAAAAAAGCTTGCGATCGTCACGATGGCAAGCCAAGACTACGGGATTGATCTAGCCTATGAGGTCATGGATACGTTACTCACCGTAAAGTCGACGGACCTCAAGCCGCAATCCATCCAACCTAACGTCAATCATTGGGAACGGTTTACCGGGTCTTATCTAGGAAATATAAGTGGACTGGCACGAATCTTTGTAGAAGGAGAAAACTTAACGTTGGACCTGAACGGACAGGAGATGACACTTCATGCATTTGACGAAGACATCTACTTTGCGAAAGATCCGGAAGGAAACGCTGCCGTGACGATTGGTTTTGCCGGTAATTTTGATGAAAAAGTACAGTATATTGTTGTCGACGGTCACGCTTGTAAACGAATCGATTCGAAAAAAGTGTTGCTTCCTCAAGCGGAATGGACACCACTGATCGGCCATTATTCGAATGGTGCCATCTCGTTTGATTTACAAGAAGAAGAGACTTCCTTGTATTTAATTGATGAAGAGGAGTATCTGGTTTGTACACCACTGTTCGGTCAATTCTTTTACACAGAAAAGCACGGGCTGCTGGAGATCAGAGAAGTAGAAAATACGCGGATGATGATTTTGCAGGATAACTGGAAGCTTGATAAAGTGGCGGATTAAAAAAACATAGAATGGTATGAGTTAAAAAATATCTTGAATTAATGAAGAGGAGCAAAATCCCATCACTGTTAAAGGTGAAGTCACTTTGCTCCTTTTCATCATACGTATGAATAATGGTTAAGCGATGTTTGCAAAAACAATCGTTACTAAGAAGAAAACGAATATGTTTACTCATCCATAGGTCTTAGCTCCCTGGTTTGTAGATATCACGACGATGGCCAATCTCAAGAATCAAAATCACGACTTTGTCCTCTTGGATGTCAGCGATCAGACGGTAGTCGCCAATGCGATACCGCCATTCACCCGAACGATTCGAAACCAATCCTTTTCCATGACGACGCGGATCATCCGTCCCGACCAGGTTCTTCTTGATCCAGGACATGATGATCCGCGTTTGTTGAGGATCCATCTTCTTAAGGGACTTTTGAGCTCCGCGCTCAAACTCGACTGTATATACTGTCATTCTAAATCAAGTGCCTTTATCATATCATCAAACGAGATTGCTTCTGATTTTTTGCGGTGTGCTGCCATGGAATCATGATAGAGTTGTAAATCAATCTCATCTTCAATACGATCGAGAACGGCATCGCGAACAAGTGTAGAAATCGTGATGTTTTTTGCTTTCGCATATTCTTTGATAAGTCGCGTATCCTCATCATCGAGTCGAACAGAAATCGTACTCATCCTTATCATCTCCTTTGTAATACATTGTAATACATATTTAGATGTTAGTATAGATACGAGTTCGTTCTCACTTCAATCTATTTTGATTAAGAGAGCAAACTGACCATCACCATTCTCCGACCATCTTGCTTGAAGTTCATATGCGTACGTTCCACTCTTTTTTGGTATTACGAGTTGCTTATTTTTTAACGTAACCGGGTTACTTTTTTCAGTCATGTGCAGACCGTCCGCGTAGATTTTGTCGACGCATTGACCTCTAAACATACCACTCCAGCAAAATGTACCTTGGACCGTTAAAATACTTTGTCCCTTTATCTCGACACGGGGATCTGGCGGCTCATTACATAAGGGTTCGAATTGAACAAAAAAACGCAAAGATGATCATTACAGAACCAGTCAATAAGTATTTACGCATTTGAAACTGTTCTCCTACGCAAGTAGTATCTTAAAAAATCAATCATATTTTTAATCAGATCATCTGATGTGAGTTAAACTGAAATGTGGCTTAAATCGGATATCAACTTCCGTTTTTCCTGAATTGTCTCGGATTTTTAAACACTCATTTTCATTTCTGATTGATTCTATATGATGTAGTTCAAAATCGAAGATCGTCCAATTGTATATATCACTACTTAGACTGACGATGCATTTATTTTCATATTGTGAGATATACAGTAATATCTGAAACCCGAGCTTATCGATTTTACTATACATATAGAACCCTGCTCCTTCCTTTGGTATGTGTTGTTTATAGGTAGGTGTCGCGGTAATGACTTTCATAAGGATTTCGTCCTTAATGTTTAGAAGTAGGCAGATTTGTGGCTAGTTTTGATAAAACTAATGAATCAAGCAAGATTTCTTTGCTTGATTCATTCTGGAGGTTCCAAATGACAATCGAAGTAATTAAAAATATAAGGGTGTTGTTTCGCGAAGAAGCGAAACGACCAGTCCCATTGTTGGACTACCTTGAACTAAACGATTTACGAATCGATGAACTTCTGAAAGAGGAAGATCGGAATGGTGAATTTATTATTGAATTCAAGCTTGAACAAGACACCATCACGTTGTCTTACGAAATGCATGAGAGGGAAGAAACATCACAAGTCGAATACATCGTGTATTTCATCTGTAAGTGGAAATGGATTTGGCAATGGTATTCGAAACGATTTTTAGAACACGACATACCATTTGACGTTTATCCGACAATTATCGATTACGCGAAAGCCCGCATACGTCCACTCGAATTAATGGAAGAAACGATTCAAGAATTAGAGGGATATACAAAAGAATAAGTAGTTCAGATAACGTGGAGAAACTTCAAATTAACAGCACAAAAGGTATACCAAAAAACATTATAAATAGCAGTAAATTTAGCAATAAAAAACGCTTGGAGAACCAAGCGTTTTTTTGCGGTTTTTTATAAATTAAATTTTCCCTTAACTGTTTGTGCAACTTCTTCCGCACTCAAGTTTGTATTGTTTATCTTAATATAGTTGGTGAAGTTGATTTCGCCGTCTAAGGAATTCAATCTATATGTCTGCATTGTTTTTATTAAGTCATTTTCAGACCATTCAATATTCCTTTTCGATGGCTTATGTTCAAGTCTATTAGAACTTTTATTTCGCTCAAGTCTTTCATTCAAATCAGACTCAAGTTCTACATAGTACACAGTTCCACCTTTAGACTCAAAAAGCTGAGCGACTTGATTGACATAATCCCAATCTGCTTGTAAATCAAACGCCCATACATAAGTAAAAATCATTCCGTATAAATCACTACTTGATACTTCTTCAAATATCTCTTGCCGAAATAAACTTACTAATCTCTTTCCTTCTTTCGTACCGTAGTCAAAGAAATGATTAACCAAATCAATAGTCATATGATTATGAAATAGTTTCAAATCTGTTATTTTTGCTAATTCCTGTCCTACTGTCATTTTGCCAACTGCTTGAGGACCAAAAATAAGAACAAATTTCATAAGCTCTCTCTCCTAAAAATTATTTATTATCTCTTATTATGGGTCGGGACCGTTCGATGACTTTGAAGAGTCCGATCAAAATCTGGATCAAATTTTAGAATATGATGAAATAAACAGTAAAGAAAACATGCGAGAACAGGGACTTTATTTTGATCCGGAGATGGAAAGATGGATTCAGATTCCGGCTTCTCTCGACATCATCAAAAAGATAATTCGGCCATTATCAAACGTAATGTAAGGACGGGCTCGACGTTTAAGAAAGCATCCTGCAACGATATTTTTTTGTATTCACCGAACCTGACTCAATTGAATCTGTGCTCTTTTCACTACTATTTTGCTTACGCATCACTTAAGAAGATCTTGGTACTTATACCCCTTTAAGATGTCTTGTTGATCGGCAAATGTCCAGTCTGATATGGAACGGTCAGGATTCGTTTTAAAGTAATGATTCATGATATCCCGTCCTAAGATGTAGTTACTCCATTGAGGAATATCCTTTTGGTGGTTACCGCCTACAACTTCTTCATAAGTAGCTTCACCGCTCTCAATCAGACTTGCTACATGTTTCTTGGTCTTGTCATCCATTCGGACGTTCCATGGCGTTGAAACGTCTTTGACGACACGATCGGCAAAGGCATCCGCCTTGCCTTCGGTGATGATTGAATCAAGAATCGTATTCATCTTATATTCAGGTGTATCATGAAGAATCAAGTGATGGTATTCATGCGCGATTGAATAGGCGAGTATATTTTTATCAAAGTTTGTATCGAGATACAGAATGAACGTGTCTTTATATGCTGCGCCGAATACTCCCTTCATGGATTCACTCATAGAAAAATACTCCGAGTTGGTAGGTGCGATGAAAATCGTACTTTTCTTTTTAGGAAGTACCTTATTTGCAGCGGTATAGTTTTTTATGATGATGTCTTTGATTTCGTCATGGTGTTTCATCAAGTCGTTTGTCCGATCCACCAGTTCTTGCTCGTAAGCAGTTGATTGCAACATGAAGTAGCCTTTTAGACTGGTCGTATCAAAGTTTTCTTTCTTTCCGATTTCATCTATGTAGCCGAGGACAGAATTAGCATAATTTTTTTTATCCGCTTCTGGATCATTTTCTTTAAGGGATGCCTTCAAATAGTTTTGATAGGGGGTATAAAGCGGCACGATGTTTAATTCACTATCCTTACCGATTTTCACAGTTTCCGGTTTGAATTCTTTACTTTCGGAATGTGTCACTGCTTTTTCTTTTTCATCTGAACATGCGGATAACAGAAGGAACGGGACACAAAGCATAGGAACGATTACTTTTTTCAACGGGATGACCTCCATTAGTGTTTATTATTTTGTCAATATGTAGGAATGAATGCTTCAGTGAGCGTAAGTTCAATGTAGTGAAGCGACATTACTTTATACGGTAGACCGCTGCATAAGGTTTCGATAATTCCTTTTATTTACAAAAAATATCGTGTATTAAATTGTTTTGAAAACTGATCGAATAAGAAGTTATCGAAATCGTGAAACCTGCTTTGAGAAGAAGAAGTAGAAGAGAGCAAAGGGGATGATGAAATGGTACGATGTACGAATTGTGACTACAAGTGGAAGACGAAAGAAGTACTGGCGGTTGGTTTTGCGAAGCATGGCAAGCCATGCCCGAACTGTGGTGAGAAGCAGTATCTTTCAAAAGATACGCAGCATTATCTGTCGCTCGGATACGTCAGCCTGTTTTTTTTACTGATCATGCCGTTTGTCGTTAAGCTGAGTGACCGGGAAGAACACATCTGGTAAGCAACTGGTTGCATGTTCAAAAAAGACGGAGTTTTTTCAGCGGCGTATACTGACGGAAAAGGGGGCGCGACGGGATGCCATCACTCTATGAGATTGAAGTGAAAGACGCAACCGGACAGACCGTTTCATTACAAGATTATGCGGGAGAGGTACTTCTCATCGTCAATACAGCGAGCAAATGCGGGCTCGTCGGACAGCTAGGAGACTTGCAACGGTTGTATGACACGTATGCGAATCAAGGCGTCAAAGTCCTCGGATTCCCGTGTGACCAGTTCAACCATCAGGAATTTGCTGATCAGCAAGAAACGATGCAGTTTTGTCAGCGGAATTACGGTGTAACGTTTCCGATGTTTCAGAAGATTGACGTCAACGGACCGACGGAACACCGGTTATATACGTATTTAAAACAACAGCAGGGAGGACTATTGTCGTCAAACATCAAGTGGAATTTCACGAAGTTTCTTGTTGATCGGCAAGGGCGGGTCGTTAAACGGTTTGCCCCGGTTGATTCGATCCAGACGATTGAAAAAACACTGGCGCGCTATGTATAATGAAACCACGTCCCGTCCGGCGCAAGCCGTCGGGCAGGGCGTATCGCATCACCCTACCTTTGGCGAGGTAGGTTTTTTTTATGTCAGTTCTCTTTCGGCAGATTAAAAGAATGTCGGATGGTAAAATCACTCATCTTGTGACCAAGATCCGTAAAAACAGGCGGACGCGGGGACAGGATATGAAAGTCCTGTTCGAAGGCTCGAATGGAGTAATGGGTCCAGTCTCGCGACGGGTCTCGCTTCAATCCCATCCAGGCCGTCGCAAAGGTTAGAAGTGCGGAGTCCTTATAAAGGACGAGTGGAACCGTATTAAACTCCACCCCGTCATCCAGTTCATGCAAATCCGACGACCGGAGTAAGACACAATCTGCTTCAAACAATAGTTCAAAATAATTGCAGGAATAGTCGCCGATGAGCACCATGATTTCGTCCGTATGGCCGCGAAAATAAAGTGCTAACCGATCGCTGTTTTTCTCATCTATGACTAAGTGATCAAGTGCAATCTGATAGTCTTCCCGGTACAACAGTTTCTCAAATGTGATGTGCATGACTATTCCTCCTTAAGAGTGTTTTTCCTTGGCGAGTTCGAGGATGTCCGGCTGTCGTGTCGAACGCGACGACCAGACGAGTAGTCCGATACCGCAGAATAAAAGCGAAATGCCGACCCACGATAACAGACTGAGCGTTTCCCCGAGGACAAAGACGCCGAGTAAAGCAGCGGTCAACGGTTCACCGAGCGACAGCGTGACGGCAGTCGAAGACGAGACGTGCGCAAGACCTCGTGCGAACAACAGATAGGCAACACCTGTTGCGAAGACGCCAAGATGCAGACTGATGCCGGCACCGCGCAGACTAAAGACCCATGACAGATCGAACAGGAACAGGAGCGGCGACAACAAGAGAGCGCTGAGTGTAAAGACGACGGCGACGACCGACAGCGGGGGATGGGTTTTCACCAGATTCCGGCTGACGAACGTGTATGCGGCGAACGACAGTCCGGCACCAAGAGCGAGCAAAATGCCGAGCGGATTGACCGAGACTGCCGCTTGATTCATGACGAGCAGCAAACAACCGGCAATCGAGAGTAATGTCGACAGCCACCAAATCGTACCGGGGCGGTTTTTTAAGACCAACCATTCAATCCCTCCGGAAAAAATCGGCGCACTGCCGATCGCGACGACCGTTCCGACGGCGACACCGGTCATGAGAACAGCGGAAAAGAACAATGGCTGATAGGCGGCCATGCTGAGGGCGGCTAGAAAAACCGTGAGCAGCGGCCAATCTTTTAAGGTCAGCTTTCCCGTCAGTAAGACGAGGCACAGTAAAAATAATCCGCCGACCGCCAAACGAACGGCGCCGATCGCAATCGGATGAGCCGCTTCCGGCGCAAAGGCTTGCGACGTGCCGGTCGTGCCCCACAGCATTGCTGCGAGTAAAATCAGCAACATCGACGATTGTTTCTGCATGGATTACCTCCGAATTTATAGACATAGATGCTGTTTGAGGATCATTTTTGATTAGAAAAAGAATACCACAGAACCAAGAAAGAAGAATCACCTAATTTATTGGTAAAATGGTAGAATCGAGGAAGACGTATCAGCGAGCCTCAGATAGAGATACAAAAAGGATGGAGATCATGAATCAAATCGCAGTTGTCCTAGATGGACTCAAACAGAAAATCAGCATGGATCGACGTTCATTCAACGGAAGTATAACGAAATCGGTCAAGCAAAATTTAATTTGCTCGAACCGATGAACGCCTAGTT from the Exiguobacterium oxidotolerans JCM 12280 genome contains:
- a CDS encoding AAA family ATPase, which gives rise to MKFVLIFGPQAVGKMTVGQELAKITDLKLFHNHMTIDLVNHFFDYGTKEGKRLVSLFRQEIFEEVSSSDLYGMIFTYVWAFDLQADWDYVNQVAQLFESKGGTVYYVELESDLNERLERNKSSNRLEHKPSKRNIEWSENDLIKTMQTYRLNSLDGEINFTNYIKINNTNLSAEEVAQTVKGKFNL
- a CDS encoding DUF2268 domain-containing protein translates to MKKVIVPMLCVPFLLLSACSDEKEKAVTHSESKEFKPETVKIGKDSELNIVPLYTPYQNYLKASLKENDPEADKKNYANSVLGYIDEIGKKENFDTTSLKGYFMLQSTAYEQELVDRTNDLMKHHDEIKDIIIKNYTAANKVLPKKKSTIFIAPTNSEYFSMSESMKGVFGAAYKDTFILYLDTNFDKNILAYSIAHEYHHLILHDTPEYKMNTILDSIITEGKADAFADRVVKDVSTPWNVRMDDKTKKHVASLIESGEATYEEVVGGNHQKDIPQWSNYILGRDIMNHYFKTNPDRSISDWTFADQQDILKGYKYQDLLK
- a CDS encoding glutathione peroxidase → MPSLYEIEVKDATGQTVSLQDYAGEVLLIVNTASKCGLVGQLGDLQRLYDTYANQGVKVLGFPCDQFNHQEFADQQETMQFCQRNYGVTFPMFQKIDVNGPTEHRLYTYLKQQQGGLLSSNIKWNFTKFLVDRQGRVVKRFAPVDSIQTIEKTLARYV
- a CDS encoding EamA family transporter; this translates as MQKQSSMLLILLAAMLWGTTGTSQAFAPEAAHPIAIGAVRLAVGGLFLLCLVLLTGKLTLKDWPLLTVFLAALSMAAYQPLFFSAVLMTGVAVGTVVAIGSAPIFSGGIEWLVLKNRPGTIWWLSTLLSIAGCLLLVMNQAAVSVNPLGILLALGAGLSFAAYTFVSRNLVKTHPPLSVVAVVFTLSALLLSPLLFLFDLSWVFSLRGAGISLHLGVFATGVAYLLFARGLAHVSSSTAVTLSLGEPLTAALLGVFVLGETLSLLSWVGISLLFCGIGLLVWSSRSTRQPDILELAKEKHS